The following proteins are encoded in a genomic region of Sesamum indicum cultivar Zhongzhi No. 13 linkage group LG8, S_indicum_v1.0, whole genome shotgun sequence:
- the LOC105168948 gene encoding chromodomain-helicase-DNA-binding protein 5-like isoform X1 — MARGGKIGNKRKTRNKVRLEKKGSDESDEDYKVDEDEEFDESEDDYCSSLAEDESEESLGELEEEEEEEEEWVEKKAKKVGKSRRGKGFQGRKKNGLVKPKSKKVAYSEEEEEDYDDDYLSGAKRRKKNKVSYKEEEDDYIEIFSRQEEDEFVNEKQRKKSRVSKTGICGDSCKENPRDKDKVSYREEREESEFDDSDDEDDEEFSPGEVLKRTRRKLGKRRVLKKKNRSNLFKEFRDENHNPRKKKMTTGWGWGRRRKPNVNSDSDFVSSGSSDYEYTISEEEREQIREATEFCSRLNPSLRSSSSLKMIKEEETLPSKTKRPGKKGKQKMIDMKIEVGKQVCGICLSEEGKRTVRGVLNCCSHYFCFACIMEWSKVESRCPLCKQRFATISRTARADDGQDLKDAVFPVPERDQVYQPSEEELRGYLDPYENVLCTECQQGGDDAFMLLCDLCDSPAHTYCVGLGREVPEGNWYCDGCRPTALASSNAQALNATSDHGGINNSSVGSSPVAAVRETFDLNEVYVPDTPLTQVTGHSQSPRPSLGVQATSPASGSGAFTLFERRRIQRQIHQLLNNRSRQSDRSDGMAPASGINLFGSLIGRDMVAATQTTVMPARTAPDNIHLQQRLPDYNMPSLYNREVFSPRLSSLRGDALRNQASTSSDHSFAGLSQNQFAGINAGISGGLGHQQLHPCGGPSNTGPDASTSAYQFREATVPSRTLQGRLHTHNFS, encoded by the exons ATGGCAAGGGGAGGCAAAATTGGAAATAAACGCAAGACCAGGAACAAGGTCCGATTGGAGAAAAAAGGTTCAGATGAGTCAGATGAAGATTATAAGGTGGATGAAGATGAGGAATTTGATGAGTCGGAGGATGACTATTGTTCTTCTCTTGCTGAGGATGAATCAGAGGAGAGTCTAGGGGAATtagaggaggaagaagaagaggaagaggagtgGGTAGAAAAGAAGGCTAAGAAGGTTGGAAAGTCTCGAAGGGGAAAAGGTTTTCaagggagaaagaaaaatgggcTTGTGAagccaaaaagtaaaaaggtAGCTTAcagtgaagaagaagaagaggattACGACGATGACTATCTTTCTGGTGCTAAGCGGcgaaagaaaaataaggtaTCATAcaaagaagaggaagatgatTATATTGAGATTTTCTCCAGACaagaagaagatgaatttGTTAATGAAAAGCAGAGAAAGAAATCCCGGGTTTCGAAAACAGGGATATGTGGGGATTCTTGTAAAGAGAATCCTAGAGATAAAGATAAAGTTTCATATCGAGAGGAAAGGGAAGAGAGTGAGTTTGATGATTCTGATGACGAAGATGATGAGGAGTTTAGTCCAGGTGAGGTTTTGAAGAGAACCAGAAGGAAGCTGGGTAAGAGACgagttttgaagaaaaaaaatagatctAATCTTTTTAAGGAGTTCAGAGATGAGAACCATAATCCacggaaaaagaaaatgaccaCGGGATGGGGTTgggggaggaggaggaagccAAATGTGAATTCTGATTCAGATTTTGTAAGCTCGGGATCATCTGATTATGAATACACCATATctgaagaagagagagaacaGATTAGAGAGGCTACTGAATTTTGCAGCAGGTTGAACCCCAGTTTGAGGAGTTCAAGTTCTTTGAAGATGATCAAAGAGGAAGAAACATTGCCTTCAAAAACAAAACGCCCAGGAAAAAAGGGCAAGCAAAAGATGATAGACATGAAGATTGAGGTAGGGAAGCAGGTTTGTGGAATTTGTCTATCCGAAGAAGGGAAGAGAACAGTCAGAGGAGTTTTGAATTGTTGCAGTCATTACTTTTGTTTTGCTTGCATCATGGAGTGGTCAAAGGTGGAATCTCGCTGCCCGCTCTGCAAGCAAAGGTTTGCAACCATAAGTAGAACTGCCCGAGCAGATGATGGGCAGGATCTAAAGGATGCTGTTTTTCCAGTTCCCGAACGTGATCAG GTTTATCAGCCATCTGAGGAAGAGCTCAGGGGCTACCTTGATCCATATGAGAATGTTCTTTGTACTGAGTGTCAGCAAGGTGGGGATGATGCATTTATGCTTCTGTGTGATCTCTGTGATTCACCTGCACATACTTATTGTGTTGGTCTAGGACGAGAAGTACCAGAGGGAAATTGGTACTGTGATGGCTGCAGGCCAACAGCTCTTGCTTCCTCAAATGCTCAAGCTCTAAACGCTACCTCTGATCATGGAGGAATTAATAATTCGTCTGTCGGTTCATCACCTGTTGCTGCTGTTCGCGAAACTTTTGATCTCAATGAGGTATATGTACCTGACACCCCATTAACTCAAGTGACTGGGCACTCTCAATCACCTAGACCTTCTCTTGGGGTTCAAGCTACTTCACCTGCTTCAGGGTCTGGGGCATTTACTCTTTTTGAAAGACGACGCATACAGCGTCAGATACATCAGCTTCTTAATAATAGGAGTCGACAATCTGACAGGAGTGATGGTATGGCCCCAGCATCAGGTATCAATCTTTTTGGTTCACTGATTGGTAGGGATATGGTGGCAGCAACTCAAACCACAGTTATGCCAGCAAGGACTGCACCAGATAATATCCATCTCCAGCAAAGATTACCTGACTATAACATGCCATCATTGTATAATAGGGAAGTCTTTTCTCCCAGATTAAGCAGTTTGAGGGGCGATGCACTTCGGAATCAAGCTTCTACGTCCAGTGATCACTCTTTTGCTGGACTGTCACAAAATCAGTTTGCTGGGATCAATGCAGGGATTAGTGGGGGTTTAGGTCATCAACAACTCCATCCTTGCGGTGGCCCATCAAATACTGGGCCTGATGCTAGCACATCAGCATATCAATTTAGAGAGG CTACAGTACCTTCAAGGACATTGCAAGGACggttacacacacacaattttAGCTGA
- the LOC105168948 gene encoding chromodomain-helicase-DNA-binding protein 5-like isoform X2 yields MARGGKIGNKRKTRNKVRLEKKGSDESDEDYKVDEDEEFDESEDDYCSSLAEDESEESLGELEEEEEEEEEWVEKKAKKVGKSRRGKGFQGRKKNGLVKPKSKKVAYSEEEEEDYDDDYLSGAKRRKKNKVSYKEEEDDYIEIFSRQEEDEFVNEKQRKKSRVSKTGICGDSCKENPRDKDKVSYREEREESEFDDSDDEDDEEFSPGEVLKRTRRKLGKRRVLKKKNRSNLFKEFRDENHNPRKKKMTTGWGWGRRRKPNVNSDSDFVSSGSSDYEYTISEEEREQIREATEFCSRLNPSLRSSSSLKMIKEEETLPSKTKRPGKKGKQKMIDMKIEVGKQVCGICLSEEGKRTVRGVLNCCSHYFCFACIMEWSKVESRCPLCKQRFATISRTARADDGQDLKDAVFPVPERDQVYQPSEEELRGYLDPYENVLCTECQQGGDDAFMLLCDLCDSPAHTYCVGLGREVPEGNWYCDGCRPTALASSNAQALNATSDHGGINNSSVGSSPVAAVRETFDLNEVYVPDTPLTQVTGHSQSPRPSLGVQATSPASGSGAFTLFERRRIQRQIHQLLNNRSRQSDRSDGMAPASGINLFGSLIGRDMVAATQTTVMPARTAPDNIHLQQRLPDYNMPSLYNREVFSPRLSSLRGDALRNQASTSSDHSFAGLSQNQFAGINAGISGGLGHQQLHPCGGPSNTGPDASTSAYQFREGYSTFKDIARTVTHTQF; encoded by the exons ATGGCAAGGGGAGGCAAAATTGGAAATAAACGCAAGACCAGGAACAAGGTCCGATTGGAGAAAAAAGGTTCAGATGAGTCAGATGAAGATTATAAGGTGGATGAAGATGAGGAATTTGATGAGTCGGAGGATGACTATTGTTCTTCTCTTGCTGAGGATGAATCAGAGGAGAGTCTAGGGGAATtagaggaggaagaagaagaggaagaggagtgGGTAGAAAAGAAGGCTAAGAAGGTTGGAAAGTCTCGAAGGGGAAAAGGTTTTCaagggagaaagaaaaatgggcTTGTGAagccaaaaagtaaaaaggtAGCTTAcagtgaagaagaagaagaggattACGACGATGACTATCTTTCTGGTGCTAAGCGGcgaaagaaaaataaggtaTCATAcaaagaagaggaagatgatTATATTGAGATTTTCTCCAGACaagaagaagatgaatttGTTAATGAAAAGCAGAGAAAGAAATCCCGGGTTTCGAAAACAGGGATATGTGGGGATTCTTGTAAAGAGAATCCTAGAGATAAAGATAAAGTTTCATATCGAGAGGAAAGGGAAGAGAGTGAGTTTGATGATTCTGATGACGAAGATGATGAGGAGTTTAGTCCAGGTGAGGTTTTGAAGAGAACCAGAAGGAAGCTGGGTAAGAGACgagttttgaagaaaaaaaatagatctAATCTTTTTAAGGAGTTCAGAGATGAGAACCATAATCCacggaaaaagaaaatgaccaCGGGATGGGGTTgggggaggaggaggaagccAAATGTGAATTCTGATTCAGATTTTGTAAGCTCGGGATCATCTGATTATGAATACACCATATctgaagaagagagagaacaGATTAGAGAGGCTACTGAATTTTGCAGCAGGTTGAACCCCAGTTTGAGGAGTTCAAGTTCTTTGAAGATGATCAAAGAGGAAGAAACATTGCCTTCAAAAACAAAACGCCCAGGAAAAAAGGGCAAGCAAAAGATGATAGACATGAAGATTGAGGTAGGGAAGCAGGTTTGTGGAATTTGTCTATCCGAAGAAGGGAAGAGAACAGTCAGAGGAGTTTTGAATTGTTGCAGTCATTACTTTTGTTTTGCTTGCATCATGGAGTGGTCAAAGGTGGAATCTCGCTGCCCGCTCTGCAAGCAAAGGTTTGCAACCATAAGTAGAACTGCCCGAGCAGATGATGGGCAGGATCTAAAGGATGCTGTTTTTCCAGTTCCCGAACGTGATCAG GTTTATCAGCCATCTGAGGAAGAGCTCAGGGGCTACCTTGATCCATATGAGAATGTTCTTTGTACTGAGTGTCAGCAAGGTGGGGATGATGCATTTATGCTTCTGTGTGATCTCTGTGATTCACCTGCACATACTTATTGTGTTGGTCTAGGACGAGAAGTACCAGAGGGAAATTGGTACTGTGATGGCTGCAGGCCAACAGCTCTTGCTTCCTCAAATGCTCAAGCTCTAAACGCTACCTCTGATCATGGAGGAATTAATAATTCGTCTGTCGGTTCATCACCTGTTGCTGCTGTTCGCGAAACTTTTGATCTCAATGAGGTATATGTACCTGACACCCCATTAACTCAAGTGACTGGGCACTCTCAATCACCTAGACCTTCTCTTGGGGTTCAAGCTACTTCACCTGCTTCAGGGTCTGGGGCATTTACTCTTTTTGAAAGACGACGCATACAGCGTCAGATACATCAGCTTCTTAATAATAGGAGTCGACAATCTGACAGGAGTGATGGTATGGCCCCAGCATCAGGTATCAATCTTTTTGGTTCACTGATTGGTAGGGATATGGTGGCAGCAACTCAAACCACAGTTATGCCAGCAAGGACTGCACCAGATAATATCCATCTCCAGCAAAGATTACCTGACTATAACATGCCATCATTGTATAATAGGGAAGTCTTTTCTCCCAGATTAAGCAGTTTGAGGGGCGATGCACTTCGGAATCAAGCTTCTACGTCCAGTGATCACTCTTTTGCTGGACTGTCACAAAATCAGTTTGCTGGGATCAATGCAGGGATTAGTGGGGGTTTAGGTCATCAACAACTCCATCCTTGCGGTGGCCCATCAAATACTGGGCCTGATGCTAGCACATCAGCATATCAATTTAGAGAGG GCTACAGTACCTTCAAGGACATTGCAAGGACggttacacacacacaattttAG